TGATTATACCCGTTTCACAACCATCAGGAAGGATGTAGGTTTCACCTATGGTTCCTGCACAACTGACTATGATGTCACCAGATTTGACTTCAAAGCCAGTCATTTTTTCTTCAAAATATTTTCGTGATATATAATAGTTACCCAGCGTCGCATCTTTTTGAATCGCATTTTTCTGTTCATAAACTTTTATTGTATCAATTCCTTTAGGAACGAACATCGATTTTGTCAATGCACTTCCAAATGGCCCCTTTTTATACACTCCAAATTCATCAAATCTTACCCATTCCCAACTGTCAGGAATGTCAAAAGGCTTTTCATCATCACTTATCGGAGGTAGTGGTTTTGATTTTTTTATTTTCTTTTCCGCAATAAGCCGATTCTTTTCTTCTTGTATCTTTTCAAGCAGTTCTTTAGCAGAACCTTCTTCCGGCCTCTGTGGCACTAAACGACCTTCTATTGCCCGTTGGAGTATACTATTTTTTAACTGTTGTGCATTCATTTAGCATCCTCCATAATCGCCATTATCTTATCGAGGATATGGTCTATTTCCGCATTAAGTGACGCTCGTTTTTCTTGGTACTGATTGATTAAATCCATCGGAGGAATAATTTCCTCTTCTTCATGGGGGAATCCGCACAAGTCGATATTATAGTCATTTTCGGCAATTTCCTGTACCGTGTACTTCTTAGCTTTAGCCCAGCCATCTTCTTCAACTTCCTGCCGATTGTTCCACCATTCCATAACAGGGGTGAAATGTTCCATCTTCATGGGCTTGGTCTTGGAGAAATGTTTATACCCTTCGGGCATATCTAAGCGGTAGAACCACGTTTCCTCGGTTGGCTTTGTATTATCGAAGAATAAAAGATTGGTTGTAATGCTGGTGTAGGGGGAGAATACACTGCCCGGTAAACGAATAACCGTATGCAGATTAAACTCACTGAACAGCTTTTTCTTAATATTAACCTTCGTATTATCCGTTCCGAACAGGAACCCATCGGGGAGAACCACTGCAGCTCGTCCATTCTTCTTCAAACGATACATGATAACGCTCATAAAGAGATCAGCTGTTTCCGAATCGGCCAAATCATCGGGGAAATAGTTTTGTACGCTTTTATCCTCACGACCACCGTAAGGAGGGTTCATTAAGATAACATCAAATTTATCCCTGTCCGTATAGTCGAGAACTTTCTTCAGTAGGGAATTATCATGGTAAACCTTCGGCACATCAATATCATGTAAAAGCATGTTGGTAATACACAAGAGATACGGGAATGGCTTTTTTTCTATGCCGTAAATGGACTCTCCGAATAGTTCCTGGTCTTCCGTGGTCTTAACTTGTTTGCTGAGTTCCTTTATCCAGCTCGTCAAGAAACCGCCTGTTCCGCAGGCAAAGTCAGCCATTTTTTCTCCTAATCGGGGCTGAATCATGTGCGCCATAAAATCGGTCACGGCACGCGGGGTATAAAATTCACCAGAACTACCTGCTGATTGCAATTCCTTCAGGATTTCTTCGTAAATATCCCCAAAGGCATGGGACTCCTTTACATCCTCGAAGTCAATTTCATTTACCGTGTCGATAACCTGCCGTAAGTAAACGCCATTTTTCATGTATTGGTTGGCATCTTCAAAGGTAGACTTGACGATAGCTTTCTTTATAGGCGTATCGGAGGAAACATTTAATTCCTTCAAGGTAGGAAATAGCGTGTTGTTTACAAAGTCTAAGAGTTCATCGCCTGTAAGGGCGTGGCCGTTCTCGTCTGGTTCTGCCCAATTACGCCAGCGACATTCCTCGGGGATAATGGACTGGTAATCGTCATCGTCAAATTCCCAATCTGCCTCTTTTACATCATAAACCCGCAGGAATAGAAGCCATACTAATTGCTCGATACGCTGGGCATCACCATTGATACCCGCATCCATGCGCATGATATCGCGGATTTTCTTTACAAAACCAGTTGTTGCCATTTATACTACCTCATTTTCATAGATTTCTTTTTCTAGTTCCTGCAATGCCATTTCATAACCCTGTTTGCCTCCGAATAGTTTCGCTATGCGGGAGGGTTTGCCAAATTTTGCGAAGTCGGCCAGCTTGAAGATTTCGGTCTTTTCGATTTCATAGATACCCTCATTCATATACTTATCGAGGAGGATTTCTAGCACAGCCCGCGCATCTCCGCTATACTTGCTGAAGAAGTCACGTTTCTTTATATTATCAGCCCGTTCTTTCCGTGTCAAAGGCTTAGCACCAAAGGCCACATAGCAGATAAAGTCAAAATCGTCTACATCGCCCATATCCTGGGATTCTTTAAGCGCCTTTAGGTCTATGCCCAAATCGCGAAAGGATTCTTCAATGACTTTCTTTTTCTTCTCGGAGTTCCAACGCCGAATGAAGTTTTGCAGGGACGCAAACTCGCCAACAATATTATGCTTAGTGTAGTCAATAATATCTTCCTGTTTCAGCAATTT
The Selenomonas ruminantium AC2024 DNA segment above includes these coding regions:
- a CDS encoding type I restriction-modification system subunit M; amino-acid sequence: MATTGFVKKIRDIMRMDAGINGDAQRIEQLVWLLFLRVYDVKEADWEFDDDDYQSIIPEECRWRNWAEPDENGHALTGDELLDFVNNTLFPTLKELNVSSDTPIKKAIVKSTFEDANQYMKNGVYLRQVIDTVNEIDFEDVKESHAFGDIYEEILKELQSAGSSGEFYTPRAVTDFMAHMIQPRLGEKMADFACGTGGFLTSWIKELSKQVKTTEDQELFGESIYGIEKKPFPYLLCITNMLLHDIDVPKVYHDNSLLKKVLDYTDRDKFDVILMNPPYGGREDKSVQNYFPDDLADSETADLFMSVIMYRLKKNGRAAVVLPDGFLFGTDNTKVNIKKKLFSEFNLHTVIRLPGSVFSPYTSITTNLLFFDNTKPTEETWFYRLDMPEGYKHFSKTKPMKMEHFTPVMEWWNNRQEVEEDGWAKAKKYTVQEIAENDYNIDLCGFPHEEEEIIPPMDLINQYQEKRASLNAEIDHILDKIMAIMEDAK